A stretch of the Notamacropus eugenii isolate mMacEug1 chromosome 2, mMacEug1.pri_v2, whole genome shotgun sequence genome encodes the following:
- the MRGPRD gene encoding mas-related G-protein coupled receptor member D encodes MVHPPKVTMMVTIPTATNSTEQGNVSPLGIAILILLVCLCGLVGNGTIIWLLRFGVKKNPYSVYIFNLAIADFFFLLCMALSSVLNRPAFGPWSWRVPEIFRRVSCLAYVLGLSLLAAISTQRCLSVFFPIWYRCHRPKNLSALVCAVLWILAILENLVAVYFCVIQNKNEDSCQKVDLFFVVLIFGVLTPVMCVSGLTLFIKVQRVSQKHQPARLYIIILATILVFLFCALPLAVHWFIIYSVNPKKRPNIIFCGVAKIFSCVNSTANPIIYFMVGSQRKKRFHEPLKVMLERALQDEETSPSELGSENRGAPVEVKTQLRHTRG; translated from the coding sequence ATGGTCCACCCTCCCAAGGTGACAATGATGGTTACAATACCAACAGCCACCAATTCCACCGAGCAAGGGAACGTATCTCCTCTGGGAATAGCCATCCTCATCTTGCTGGTGTGTCTGTGTGGCCTGGTAGGGAATGGGACCATCATATGGCTTCTCAGATTTGGGGTAAAGAAGAACCCCtattctgtttacattttcaacTTGGCCATCGCTgacttcttcttcctcctctgcaTGGCTCTGTCCAGTGTTCTGAACAGGCCTGCGTTCGGTCCCTGGTCATGGCGTGTTCCCGAAATCTTTAGAAGAGTAAGTTGCCTTGCTTATGTCCTGGGGCTGAGTCTGCTGGCCGCCATCAGCACTCAgcgctgtctctctgtcttcttccccATCTGGTACCGATGTCACCGTCCCAAGAATCTGTCTGCCCTGGTGTGTGCGGTACTGTGGATTCTGGCCATCCTGGAGAATCTGGTAGCTGTGTATTTCTGtgttatacaaaataaaaatgaggattCATGTCAAAAAGTAGATTTGTTTTTTGTGGTTTTGATTTTTGGGGTCCTCACCCCAGTAATGTGTGTATCTGGCTTGACCCTGTTCATTAAAGTCCAGAGGGTCTCCCAAAAACACCAGCCAGCCAGGCTCTACATTATCATCCTGGCCACCATCTTGGTGTTTCTCTTCTGTGCCCTGCCCCTTGCAGTCCATTGGTTTATTATTTACTCAGTCAACCCGAAGAAGAGACCAAATATTATTTTCTGTGGTGTGGCTAAAATATTTTCTTGTGTGAACAGCACTGCCAACCCCATCATTTACTTCATGGTTGGgagtcagaggaagaaaaggtttCATGAGCCTCTCAAAGTCATGCTAGAGAGGGCTCTCCAGGATGAAGAGACATCTCCCTCAGAGCTGGGATCGGAGAATCGTGGGGCTCCAGTGGAGGTGAAGACACAACTGAGGCACACCCGAGGGTAA
- the MRGPRF gene encoding mas-related G-protein coupled receptor member F isoform X1, with protein MSWNCSWEIHAQNRNKVCPGASEAPELYSRGFLTMQQIEAFPPPFIMSYIFLLICLCGLVGNSVVLWFFGFSIKRNPFSIYFLHLAVADIGYLFCKAVLSILQAGAFPGTFPTYIRFVSRILGLAAFLTSVSLLPAVSTERCLSVLFPTWYCYRRPKHLSALVCSLLWALASLLTIIHTYFCVYITLRPSWGDCTYMDIFLGILLFLILAPLMVLACLVLLVKVECRASRRHQSAKLNNVILAITSVFLVSSIYLSIDWFLFWVFEIPAPFPEYVTDMFICVNSSAKPLVYFLVGRDKKQRFWEPLRVVFQRALRDGAELKESGDTPNTVTMEMQPAAATS; from the exons ATGTCTTGGAATTGTTCGTGGGAGATCCATGCACAGAACAGGAATAAG GTTTGCCCAGGGGCAAGCGAAGCCCCAGAACTCTACAGCCGAGGCTTCTTGACAATGCAGCAGATTGAggccttcccccctcccttcatCATGAGTTACATCTTCCTGCTCATCTGCCTGTGCGGGCTGGTAGGGAACAGCGTTGTCCTCTGGTTTTTTGGCTTCTCTATTAAGAGGAACCCCTTCTCCATCTACTTCCTCCACCTGGCCGTGGCTGACATTGGTTACCTCTTCTGTAAGGCAGTGCTCTCCATCCTGCAGGCTGGGGCCTTTCCAGGCACCTTTCCCACCTACATCCGCTTCGTATCTCGAATCCTGGGCCTGGCGGCCTTCCTCACCAGCGTGAGCCTTCTGCCAGCCGTAAGCACCGAGCGCTGCCTCTCCGTCCTCTTCCCCACCTGGTACTGCTACCGGCGGCCCAAGCACCTGTCGGCCCTGGTGTGTTCCCTGCTCTGGGCCCTGGCCTCCCTGCTCACCATTATTCACACCTACTTCTGTGTGTACATCACCCTCAGGCCCTCTTGGGGAGACTGCACCTACATGGATATCTTCCTGGGAatactgctcttcctcatcctggCCCCACTCATGGTCCTGGCCTGCCTGGTCCTCCTGGTGAAGGTAGAGTGCAGGGCCAGCCGCCGGCACCAGTCAGCCAAACTCAATAACGTCATCCTGGCCATTACTTCTGTCTTCCTGGTCTCCTCCATCTACTTAAGCATCGACTGGTTCCTCTTCTGGGTCTTTGAGATCCCCGCACCCTTCCCTGAGTACGTCACGGACATGTTCATCTGCGTGAACAGCAGTGCCAAGCCTCTTGTCTACTTCCTGGTGGGGAGGGACAAGAAGCAGAGGTTCTGGGAACCCCTCCGTGTGGTTTTCCAGAGGGCCCTCCGAGACGGAGCAGAGTTGAAGGAGAGTGGGGACACCCCTAACACAGTCACCATGGAGATGCAGCCAGCTGCAGCCACCTCCTGA
- the MRGPRF gene encoding mas-related G-protein coupled receptor member F isoform X2: MQQIEAFPPPFIMSYIFLLICLCGLVGNSVVLWFFGFSIKRNPFSIYFLHLAVADIGYLFCKAVLSILQAGAFPGTFPTYIRFVSRILGLAAFLTSVSLLPAVSTERCLSVLFPTWYCYRRPKHLSALVCSLLWALASLLTIIHTYFCVYITLRPSWGDCTYMDIFLGILLFLILAPLMVLACLVLLVKVECRASRRHQSAKLNNVILAITSVFLVSSIYLSIDWFLFWVFEIPAPFPEYVTDMFICVNSSAKPLVYFLVGRDKKQRFWEPLRVVFQRALRDGAELKESGDTPNTVTMEMQPAAATS; the protein is encoded by the coding sequence ATGCAGCAGATTGAggccttcccccctcccttcatCATGAGTTACATCTTCCTGCTCATCTGCCTGTGCGGGCTGGTAGGGAACAGCGTTGTCCTCTGGTTTTTTGGCTTCTCTATTAAGAGGAACCCCTTCTCCATCTACTTCCTCCACCTGGCCGTGGCTGACATTGGTTACCTCTTCTGTAAGGCAGTGCTCTCCATCCTGCAGGCTGGGGCCTTTCCAGGCACCTTTCCCACCTACATCCGCTTCGTATCTCGAATCCTGGGCCTGGCGGCCTTCCTCACCAGCGTGAGCCTTCTGCCAGCCGTAAGCACCGAGCGCTGCCTCTCCGTCCTCTTCCCCACCTGGTACTGCTACCGGCGGCCCAAGCACCTGTCGGCCCTGGTGTGTTCCCTGCTCTGGGCCCTGGCCTCCCTGCTCACCATTATTCACACCTACTTCTGTGTGTACATCACCCTCAGGCCCTCTTGGGGAGACTGCACCTACATGGATATCTTCCTGGGAatactgctcttcctcatcctggCCCCACTCATGGTCCTGGCCTGCCTGGTCCTCCTGGTGAAGGTAGAGTGCAGGGCCAGCCGCCGGCACCAGTCAGCCAAACTCAATAACGTCATCCTGGCCATTACTTCTGTCTTCCTGGTCTCCTCCATCTACTTAAGCATCGACTGGTTCCTCTTCTGGGTCTTTGAGATCCCCGCACCCTTCCCTGAGTACGTCACGGACATGTTCATCTGCGTGAACAGCAGTGCCAAGCCTCTTGTCTACTTCCTGGTGGGGAGGGACAAGAAGCAGAGGTTCTGGGAACCCCTCCGTGTGGTTTTCCAGAGGGCCCTCCGAGACGGAGCAGAGTTGAAGGAGAGTGGGGACACCCCTAACACAGTCACCATGGAGATGCAGCCAGCTGCAGCCACCTCCTGA